A window of the Candidatus Tisiphia endosymbiont of Dascillus cervinus genome harbors these coding sequences:
- a CDS encoding HU family DNA-binding protein — protein MHKGEFIDYIANQQNCTKVEAEKIINTFTNAVISILAEGKDVILIGFGKFYSSKVAARAGKNPRTGQPLKIEAYVQPKFSAGEKLKSACNGRKDSKPKTAK, from the coding sequence ATGCACAAAGGTGAATTCATTGATTATATAGCAAACCAACAAAATTGTACTAAAGTTGAAGCTGAAAAGATTATAAATACATTTACCAATGCAGTTATTTCTATTCTTGCTGAAGGTAAAGACGTAATACTGATTGGCTTTGGTAAGTTTTACTCTAGTAAAGTAGCAGCTAGAGCTGGCAAAAATCCTAGAACTGGTCAGCCTCTTAAAATTGAAGCTTACGTTCAACCTAAGTTCTCTGCTGGTGAAAAACTAAAATCTGCCTGCAATGGACGTAAAGACTCAAAACCAAAAACTGCAAAGTAA
- the mgtE gene encoding magnesium transporter, with protein sequence MQNQLKNMLSVHQNQFDETFEHINNLLNNDEFGKAIEIMSNLHYADLADVLDNINQKTYKTILPLLQDTLKPETLVQLSVNSKPLIMQILGVQKSVQLINQLAIEDAVEVIEDLDDLTKEMILNNLKAEKRQQIIEGCTYPEDTVGRVIERNFVSFQEDWTVATAIDFIRHKHIAQDFHAAIVLDSKYRPIGSILLSTLLKHKGDKLVKDLMNPEFKITDVFTNLSELSFIFKQYALTIVPVVNKSGKLIGTVSIDSMLYIIEQQTEKDIMSLGGVHTQDTFYNLFYTVRHRFPWLFVNLITACITSIIINQFSITISKLITLAAIMPIVASMGGNAGTQAMTVTVRALANKDIHHNNVLRVILKEIAVCGFNGSILALVGALLSLAMLSDPNLSLIFSIAVILTFLIAGLFGSVIPITLHYLNIDPATGSGVFLTTITDSFAFFTFLTLAYTFLV encoded by the coding sequence ATGCAAAATCAATTAAAAAATATGTTGTCGGTTCATCAAAACCAATTTGACGAAACATTTGAGCACATTAATAATCTTCTGAATAATGATGAATTTGGCAAAGCAATAGAGATTATGAGTAATCTTCACTATGCAGATCTTGCAGATGTTTTAGATAATATAAATCAGAAAACATATAAAACAATTCTTCCTTTGTTACAGGATACACTAAAGCCTGAAACTTTAGTACAGCTTAGCGTGAACAGTAAACCACTTATAATGCAAATTTTAGGTGTACAGAAAAGTGTACAGCTAATTAATCAACTTGCTATAGAAGATGCTGTTGAAGTTATCGAGGATCTTGATGATCTAACAAAAGAAATGATCTTAAATAATCTCAAAGCAGAAAAAAGACAGCAAATTATAGAAGGCTGTACTTACCCAGAAGATACTGTTGGTAGGGTAATCGAAAGAAATTTTGTGTCATTTCAAGAAGATTGGACAGTAGCCACGGCTATAGATTTTATTAGACACAAACATATAGCACAAGATTTTCATGCTGCTATTGTACTCGACAGTAAATACCGACCTATAGGTAGTATACTTCTAAGCACTTTACTGAAGCATAAAGGGGATAAGTTAGTAAAAGATCTTATGAATCCTGAATTTAAAATTACCGATGTATTCACTAATTTAAGTGAGTTAAGTTTTATTTTTAAACAATATGCTCTAACAATTGTACCAGTGGTGAATAAAAGCGGCAAGTTAATAGGTACTGTTTCAATAGATAGTATGCTTTACATCATTGAACAACAAACCGAAAAAGATATAATGTCACTCGGTGGCGTTCATACTCAAGATACATTTTACAATCTATTTTATACTGTGAGACATAGATTCCCTTGGTTATTTGTCAATTTAATTACTGCTTGTATAACATCGATAATTATTAACCAGTTTAGTATTACAATCTCAAAACTTATAACACTAGCAGCTATTATGCCTATTGTTGCTTCTATGGGAGGAAATGCCGGCACACAAGCCATGACAGTGACAGTTAGAGCACTTGCCAACAAAGATATTCACCATAATAACGTGCTGAGAGTGATTCTTAAAGAAATAGCTGTATGCGGATTTAACGGCTCTATATTGGCCTTAGTTGGGGCACTATTAAGCTTAGCAATGCTTTCTGATCCAAATCTTAGCTTGATTTTCTCCATAGCCGTTATCCTAACGTTTCTCATAGCTGGTCTTTTTGGCTCAGTAATACCAATTACTCTACATTATTTAAATATTGATCCCGCCACTGGCTCAGGTGTATTCTTAACCACCATAACTGATTCATTTGCATTTTTTACCTTTCTTACTTTAGCTTATACCTTTTTGGTGTAA
- a CDS encoding IS110 family transposase gives MATTYIGVDVSKKTLNIYLPATNKAFEVTNDQQGFTTMLSTINKYYPALSELIVVFEPTGGYEHNLREFLTINKLPFATVHPNKVRSYAKAKGWLAKTDNIDSKLLHDYATCFALPVNVTYDSNSQQQLHALLKRREQLLLFKNQEIARQDTEFNAVVILSLNQHIASLTAQLQEIEDSIKELIS, from the coding sequence ATGGCAACAACTTATATTGGTGTGGACGTTAGTAAAAAAACTTTAAATATCTATCTACCAGCTACCAACAAGGCTTTTGAAGTTACCAATGATCAACAAGGCTTTACTACTATGCTTAGCACTATTAATAAATACTATCCTGCCTTATCTGAGTTAATTGTTGTCTTTGAACCTACTGGTGGATATGAACATAATTTAAGAGAATTTTTAACAATAAATAAATTGCCTTTTGCTACAGTACACCCTAATAAAGTGCGTAGTTATGCTAAAGCTAAAGGATGGCTTGCTAAAACTGATAATATCGATAGTAAATTGTTGCATGATTATGCAACGTGCTTTGCTTTACCAGTGAATGTTACTTATGATAGTAATAGTCAACAACAGTTACATGCTTTATTAAAAAGAAGAGAACAATTATTACTATTTAAGAATCAAGAAATTGCTAGGCAGGATACTGAGTTTAATGCGGTCGTCATTTTATCTTTGAACCAGCATATTGCTAGTTTAACAGCACAATTACAAGAGATTGAGGATAGTATCAAAGAATTAATTTCTTAA
- a CDS encoding MFS transporter, whose protein sequence is MSKFVQADGRVIYTQTNLTKQQKEAIGLLSIGTFLEYFDLMLYVHMAVLLNSLFFPQNDPDSASFFTAIAYSITFVFRPFGALLFGWIGDTIGRKITIIITTFMMAASCFVMATLPTYEQIGITASWIISICRAVQGISSLGERVGAELYLMEITKPPIQYPVVTLITVCASLGSMVALGFGFLITNYGFNWRYLFWFGMIIATIGTVARTNLREAQEFANAKLRLKTFFDNHFIDRKILKGDPILEEKVQKKTVFYYFLIQCAGPVPTYFVYFYCGNILRNSFGYGIGDIIYHNFFISIIQLFTTLLLAYLSYRIYPLKIIKVRWVIFSTFIIFCPYFLYRVSTPIHLFIIQLLIVLFAPDSAPASAIFYKYFPIFKRFTYSSIVYALAHATISIVTSFGFIYCTKYMGQIGILCIMLPIVISYGFGIFYFAKLENITVTNSY, encoded by the coding sequence ATGAGCAAATTTGTACAAGCAGATGGTAGAGTTATATATACTCAAACCAATCTAACTAAACAACAAAAAGAAGCTATTGGATTACTCTCAATTGGCACGTTCTTAGAGTATTTTGACCTAATGCTTTATGTACATATGGCTGTTTTACTCAATAGTCTGTTTTTTCCCCAAAATGATCCAGATTCTGCCTCTTTTTTTACTGCAATTGCATATAGTATCACTTTTGTTTTTAGACCATTTGGAGCATTGCTGTTTGGTTGGATAGGAGACACTATTGGTCGAAAAATAACTATCATTATTACAACCTTTATGATGGCAGCCTCGTGTTTTGTTATGGCTACCTTACCAACTTATGAACAAATTGGAATTACGGCTTCATGGATTATTAGTATATGTCGTGCAGTACAAGGTATATCTTCCTTAGGTGAGAGAGTGGGTGCAGAGTTATATTTAATGGAAATAACAAAGCCACCCATACAATATCCAGTTGTAACGTTGATTACGGTTTGTGCCTCCTTGGGGTCAATGGTTGCATTAGGTTTTGGTTTTTTAATTACTAACTATGGATTTAATTGGCGCTATCTTTTTTGGTTTGGGATGATAATTGCCACTATAGGTACAGTTGCTAGAACTAACTTAAGAGAAGCACAAGAATTTGCTAATGCAAAATTGCGATTAAAAACATTTTTTGATAACCATTTTATTGATAGAAAAATATTAAAAGGTGATCCGATTTTAGAAGAAAAAGTGCAGAAAAAAACAGTATTCTATTATTTTTTAATTCAATGTGCTGGTCCAGTACCAACATACTTTGTGTATTTTTATTGTGGTAATATACTCAGGAATTCTTTTGGTTATGGCATTGGAGATATCATTTATCATAACTTTTTTATTTCAATAATACAGCTATTCACTACGCTATTATTAGCGTATTTAAGTTATAGAATATACCCTTTAAAGATTATTAAAGTCAGGTGGGTAATTTTCTCTACTTTTATAATATTTTGCCCTTATTTTCTTTATAGGGTCAGCACTCCTATACATTTATTTATAATACAACTATTGATCGTGTTATTTGCACCTGACTCAGCTCCAGCTAGTGCAATTTTTTATAAATATTTCCCTATTTTTAAACGCTTTACTTATAGTAGTATTGTATACGCCTTAGCACATGCCACAATTTCTATTGTTACATCTTTTGGTTTTATATATTGTACAAAATATATGGGGCAGATAGGAATACTATGTATTATGTTGCCTATAGTAATAAGTTATGGATTTGGGATATTTTACTTTGCAAAGTTGGAGAATATAACTGTAACTAATAGTTATTAG
- a CDS encoding HD domain-containing protein, with product MEEEEINYWNNSKYAPCQYATRLLDKLRKMNEEVNRPIDINEVKKAIYYAKKYHGSQMRQSGEPYYSHPLEVAYMISDYLYRTDILVTSILHDTIEDTKLTKKMIAYIFGEQVASQVEDLSRNKPHGKISSAETLDILLQQEKYDVALIKLFDRTHNIQTLETKSPEKAKKIIIETLSRFMSLSMYFNTPTIEQNFAELCSKVIHNYYKTNNY from the coding sequence ATGGAAGAAGAAGAGATTAATTATTGGAATAACTCAAAGTATGCACCTTGTCAATATGCTACTAGGTTACTGGACAAATTACGTAAGATGAATGAGGAAGTAAATCGACCAATAGATATTAACGAAGTCAAAAAAGCAATATATTACGCCAAGAAATATCATGGTAGCCAAATGCGGCAGTCAGGCGAGCCTTATTACTCTCATCCACTAGAGGTGGCGTATATGATCTCTGATTATCTTTACCGCACTGACATTCTTGTTACCAGCATATTGCATGACACCATTGAGGATACAAAACTTACCAAAAAGATGATTGCCTATATCTTTGGGGAGCAGGTTGCTAGTCAAGTAGAAGACTTAAGCAGGAACAAGCCTCACGGAAAGATTAGCTCAGCAGAAACATTAGATATATTACTTCAACAAGAAAAATATGATGTGGCATTGATTAAATTATTTGATCGAACTCATAATATACAAACTCTAGAAACTAAATCACCGGAGAAAGCAAAAAAAATTATAATAGAAACCCTTAGTAGGTTTATGAGCCTTAGTATGTATTTTAATACACCAACAATTGAGCAAAATTTTGCAGAATTATGTTCTAAAGTAATACATAATTATTATAAAACTAATAACTATTAG